From one Rubrobacter xylanophilus genomic stretch:
- a CDS encoding ribonuclease J, protein MLDKKTLQVVPLGGLGEIGKNMTAVRQESGIILVDAGMAFPDEETPGIDLILPDFTYLREHQDELKGIVLTHGHEDHVGALPYLLREFNVPVYGTKLTLGLVRSKLQEFGIKRGDLREIKAGDTQNLGGFGLEFVHVNHSIPDAVAVAIRTNAGLIVFSGDYKIDLTPIDGRPTDLGHLAALGAEGVLAFFGDSTNAERPGYVPSEKTVEATFEKIFEKATGRIIVASFASHIHRISQVVEAAKKHDRLVGVAGRSMVRNVGIARELGYLDLPSSMIVEQRDMGRVPDRDIAILMTGSQGEPLAALSRIAAGTHRSIEVGPGDTVVIAAHPIPGNERGVARTINNLMQRGADVHYSPLEAVHVSGHGAQEEQKLVLALLKPKFLVPVHGEFRMLRHHASTAEAMGIPKENVFILENGGRMEFKDGKARRIDNVAAGMFLVDAGAIADTSEAIMRERQQLSGDGMFVVVARISAQDGKLLGPPDVISRGFVDPQASNGLVDESIATVTRTLERTARKRVTDRDELKKEIRKDLSGFLSQKTRKRPIVLPLVVEV, encoded by the coding sequence ATGTTGGATAAAAAGACTTTGCAGGTCGTGCCTTTGGGCGGGCTCGGCGAGATCGGCAAGAACATGACCGCCGTCAGGCAGGAGAGCGGCATCATCCTGGTGGACGCCGGTATGGCGTTCCCCGACGAGGAGACGCCGGGGATAGACCTGATTCTCCCCGACTTCACGTACCTGCGCGAGCATCAGGACGAGTTGAAGGGGATAGTGTTGACCCACGGCCACGAGGACCACGTGGGGGCGCTGCCGTACCTTTTGCGAGAGTTCAACGTGCCGGTGTACGGCACGAAGCTCACGCTCGGGCTCGTGCGGAGCAAGCTGCAGGAGTTCGGCATCAAGCGGGGCGACCTCAGAGAGATAAAGGCCGGAGATACGCAGAATCTGGGCGGTTTCGGGCTGGAGTTCGTGCACGTCAACCACTCCATCCCCGACGCCGTGGCGGTCGCCATCCGCACGAACGCCGGCCTGATCGTGTTCAGCGGCGACTACAAGATCGACCTGACGCCCATAGACGGCCGGCCGACAGATCTCGGACACCTGGCCGCGCTCGGGGCCGAGGGTGTGCTGGCGTTCTTCGGCGACTCGACTAACGCCGAGCGGCCCGGCTACGTGCCGAGCGAGAAGACCGTCGAGGCGACCTTCGAGAAAATATTCGAGAAGGCGACCGGGCGGATCATCGTCGCCTCCTTCGCCTCGCACATCCACCGGATAAGCCAGGTCGTCGAGGCGGCCAAGAAGCACGACCGCCTCGTCGGCGTGGCGGGACGCTCCATGGTCCGCAACGTCGGGATAGCGAGGGAGCTCGGCTACCTGGACCTGCCATCCTCGATGATAGTCGAGCAGCGGGACATGGGCCGGGTGCCGGACCGGGACATCGCCATCCTCATGACGGGCTCCCAGGGAGAGCCGCTGGCGGCTCTCAGCAGGATCGCCGCCGGCACCCACCGCAGCATAGAGGTGGGACCGGGAGATACCGTGGTGATCGCCGCCCACCCCATCCCCGGCAACGAGCGGGGGGTCGCCCGCACCATCAACAACCTGATGCAGCGCGGCGCGGACGTCCACTACAGCCCGCTGGAGGCCGTCCACGTGTCGGGTCACGGAGCCCAGGAGGAGCAGAAGCTCGTGCTCGCGCTCTTGAAGCCGAAGTTCCTGGTCCCGGTGCACGGCGAGTTCCGGATGCTCCGGCATCACGCCAGCACTGCGGAGGCCATGGGCATCCCGAAAGAGAACGTCTTCATCCTGGAGAACGGCGGGCGGATGGAGTTCAAGGACGGGAAGGCGAGGAGGATAGACAACGTCGCGGCCGGGATGTTCCTGGTGGACGCCGGGGCGATAGCGGATACCTCCGAGGCGATCATGCGCGAGCGGCAGCAGCTCTCCGGGGACGGGATGTTCGTCGTCGTCGCCCGCATAAGCGCCCAGGACGGTAAGCTGCTCGGCCCACCCGATGTGATCTCTCGGGGCTTCGTCGACCCGCAGGCCTCGAACGGCCTGGTGGACGAGTCCATTGCCACCGTCACGAGAACCCTGGAGCGTACCGCCAGGAAGCGCGTCACGGACCGGGACGAGTTGAAGAAGGAGATCCGCAAGGACCTCTCGGGTTTCCTTTCTCAAAAGACCCGCAAGCGTCCGATAGTCCTGCCGCTGGTGGTCGAGGTCTAG
- a CDS encoding ArsR/SmtB family transcription factor produces MLPREEGCSPTRFLSALEAEDLRASEERFAQLCKALGHPVRVRILRLLLSVETCVCGDIVEALPLAQSTVSQHLKVLKEAGLVEGVIDGPRTCYGVNREALAELKGLADTLL; encoded by the coding sequence GTGCTCCCACGGGAGGAGGGGTGCAGCCCGACCAGGTTCCTGAGCGCCCTGGAAGCCGAGGACCTGCGGGCGTCGGAGGAGCGGTTCGCGCAGCTGTGCAAGGCGCTAGGGCACCCGGTGCGGGTGAGGATACTGCGGCTCCTGCTCTCCGTCGAGACCTGCGTCTGCGGTGACATCGTCGAGGCGCTGCCGCTCGCCCAGTCCACCGTCAGCCAGCACCTGAAGGTTCTCAAGGAGGCCGGCCTCGTCGAGGGCGTCATAGACGGACCCCGTACCTGCTACGGGGTCAACCGCGAGGCGCTCGCCGAGCTCAAGGGCCTCGCGGACACGCTCCTGTAG
- a CDS encoding metallophosphoesterase family protein — MKHALISDVHSNLPALEAVLADIDAREDVAATYHLGDLVGYAPWPNEVVALIRERGIPGIAGNYDSTVANDYKHCGCKAESPRAEELSHISYAWTREHVEPETKAFLRGLPFRMDLRVRGGHTSRPQITLVHGTPTLNTLYWTEDRPDSFCTRMAKTAGLREGDLIAFGHTHKPWHREVGGVRFVNVGSVGKPKDGDWRACYALVEAGEEVGGVEFVRVEYDLERAMDGIHRSGLPDEFADQLRAGGAPEPSEVRQGGGRR; from the coding sequence GTGAAGCATGCGCTCATCTCGGACGTCCACTCCAACCTGCCGGCTCTGGAGGCCGTGCTGGCCGACATCGACGCCAGGGAGGACGTGGCCGCGACCTACCATCTTGGGGATCTCGTCGGCTATGCTCCGTGGCCCAACGAGGTAGTGGCCCTGATCCGGGAACGCGGGATACCTGGGATAGCTGGCAACTACGACTCGACCGTGGCCAACGACTACAAGCATTGCGGATGCAAGGCCGAGAGCCCCCGCGCCGAGGAGCTCTCGCACATAAGCTACGCCTGGACCCGCGAGCACGTCGAGCCGGAGACCAAGGCCTTTCTCCGGGGGCTACCCTTCAGGATGGACCTGAGGGTGCGGGGCGGACACACCTCGCGGCCCCAGATCACGCTCGTCCACGGGACCCCCACCCTCAACACCCTCTACTGGACCGAGGACCGCCCCGACTCCTTCTGCACCAGGATGGCGAAGACCGCGGGCCTCAGGGAGGGCGACCTCATCGCCTTCGGCCACACCCACAAACCCTGGCACCGGGAGGTGGGGGGTGTTCGCTTCGTGAACGTCGGGTCCGTCGGCAAGCCCAAGGACGGCGACTGGAGGGCCTGCTACGCGCTCGTCGAGGCCGGCGAGGAGGTCGGCGGCGTGGAGTTCGTGCGCGTCGAGTACGATCTGGAGCGGGCGATGGACGGCATACACAGGAGCGGGCTGCCCGACGAGTTTGCAGACCAGCTCCGCGCCGGCGGCGCGCCGGAGCCCTCGGAGGTGCGGCAGGGAGGGGGCAGAAGATGA
- a CDS encoding ABC transporter ATP-binding protein, whose amino-acid sequence MSEGVVVEALGMREVHKRFRKRRGEVVRALDGVSLEIRRGEVVGILGPNGSGKSTLVRVVSTLVVPDSGVVKVFGVDAVRHPKRVQRSMNRVSVEASFFKKLSAMENLLYGAKLYGVSDREARPRIKEIMGHIGFDYKRANEPMEHLSRGMQQKVALARALLTSPMLMLLDEPTTGLDPGSKRDVQAFIRRIREAHDASILLCTHDMQEAEELCDRVGIMVDGRIIVLDEPRRLKERYAVGGRMPTLEEVFMAATGYTVEEASAEGEE is encoded by the coding sequence GTGAGCGAGGGGGTGGTGGTGGAAGCGCTCGGGATGAGGGAGGTGCACAAGCGGTTCAGGAAGCGGCGGGGCGAGGTGGTGCGTGCCCTGGATGGCGTCTCGCTGGAGATCCGGCGGGGCGAGGTGGTTGGGATCCTCGGCCCCAACGGGAGCGGCAAGAGCACGCTGGTGCGGGTCGTCTCCACGCTCGTTGTGCCCGACTCGGGGGTGGTGAAGGTCTTCGGGGTGGACGCCGTACGGCATCCCAAGCGGGTGCAGAGGAGCATGAACCGGGTGAGTGTCGAGGCCAGCTTCTTCAAGAAGCTCTCGGCGATGGAGAATTTGCTCTACGGAGCCAAGCTCTACGGGGTGTCAGACCGTGAGGCGCGTCCGAGGATAAAGGAGATCATGGGGCACATCGGCTTCGACTACAAGCGGGCCAACGAGCCCATGGAGCACCTTTCGCGCGGGATGCAGCAGAAGGTCGCGCTGGCGCGGGCGCTTCTGACCAGCCCGATGCTCATGCTGCTCGACGAGCCGACCACCGGGCTGGATCCAGGGAGCAAGCGGGACGTGCAGGCGTTCATCCGGCGCATAAGGGAGGCGCACGACGCCTCGATCCTGCTGTGCACCCACGACATGCAGGAGGCCGAGGAGCTGTGCGACCGGGTCGGGATCATGGTCGACGGGCGCATCATCGTCCTCGACGAACCCCGGCGCCTGAAGGAGCGCTACGCGGTCGGCGGCCGGATGCCCACGCTGGAGGAGGTCTTCATGGCCGCCACCGGCTACACCGTCGAGGAGGCCAGCGCGGAGGGAGAGGAATGA
- a CDS encoding MFS transporter has translation MRSIAAVLPGRRGRPYYGWAVVLVATIATFCSGPGQSFVFSVFVDPILAETGISRVYLSTLYAFGTAVSAAMVVLVARLADRFGARLMLAAIALALGVACFGMAVAAGPLALFLGFAALRALGQGSLPVTATMLTSQWFVKRRGRAVAVVVLGIAASNALLPPITQALISSVGWREAYVALGVMVWVLLIPASVLIVRNRPEDVGLHPDGAAAPAEEPGGGDAAEGRGFWKVVASPDFWFLAVPVSAVPFVVTALVFHQISILEGQGLTPGAAAAVFVPFAAASAAATAFSGSLAERLGPKGVLMVSLGLLLAAVVGLQFVSTVPTAVAYSVLLGAASGSQGVVAGMIWAHYYGRNGLGRVQGPATMVMISAAALAPLPLAAFRQLSGDYSLGLLVMAAIPILCAIMARLFDPRRARRDAETVQA, from the coding sequence TTGCGTTCCATTGCGGCGGTGCTGCCGGGAAGAAGAGGAAGGCCGTACTACGGTTGGGCGGTGGTCCTGGTGGCGACCATTGCAACGTTTTGCTCGGGGCCGGGGCAGTCGTTCGTGTTCTCGGTCTTCGTGGACCCGATACTGGCGGAGACCGGAATCTCGCGGGTCTACCTCTCGACGCTGTACGCGTTCGGGACGGCGGTGAGCGCGGCGATGGTCGTGCTGGTGGCGAGGCTGGCCGACAGGTTCGGGGCGCGCCTGATGCTGGCGGCCATAGCGCTCGCGCTGGGCGTGGCCTGCTTCGGGATGGCCGTTGCAGCGGGGCCGCTCGCGCTCTTTCTCGGTTTCGCGGCGCTGCGGGCGCTCGGGCAGGGGTCTTTGCCGGTCACGGCGACGATGCTCACCTCCCAGTGGTTCGTAAAGCGCCGGGGACGGGCCGTGGCGGTCGTGGTGCTCGGGATCGCGGCGTCCAACGCGCTGCTGCCGCCGATCACGCAGGCCCTGATCTCCTCGGTCGGCTGGCGCGAGGCTTACGTCGCGCTCGGGGTGATGGTGTGGGTGCTGCTGATCCCGGCGTCCGTCCTCATCGTGCGTAACCGCCCGGAGGACGTCGGGCTGCACCCGGACGGCGCCGCGGCTCCCGCTGAGGAGCCCGGCGGCGGCGATGCCGCGGAGGGGCGGGGGTTCTGGAAGGTCGTAGCCTCGCCGGACTTCTGGTTTTTGGCCGTACCGGTTTCGGCGGTCCCGTTCGTGGTCACGGCGCTGGTCTTCCACCAGATCTCCATCCTCGAAGGTCAGGGCCTGACCCCGGGAGCGGCGGCCGCGGTCTTCGTCCCGTTCGCCGCCGCTTCGGCGGCGGCGACCGCTTTCTCGGGGTCACTTGCCGAAAGACTGGGGCCGAAGGGCGTCCTGATGGTCAGCCTGGGCCTGCTGCTCGCGGCCGTGGTCGGTTTGCAGTTCGTCTCCACGGTCCCGACGGCCGTCGCTTACTCCGTGCTGCTCGGCGCTGCGTCTGGTAGCCAGGGGGTGGTGGCGGGCATGATCTGGGCTCACTACTACGGTCGCAATGGACTGGGAAGAGTTCAGGGCCCGGCCACGATGGTCATGATCTCCGCCGCCGCCCTCGCCCCTTTGCCCCTCGCCGCCTTCCGCCAGCTCTCGGGCGACTACTCACTGGGGCTGCTGGTCATGGCAGCCATCCCGATCTTGTGCGCCATCATGGCCCGCCTCTTCGACCCCCGGCGCGCCCGCCGCGACGCAGAGACAGTACAGGCGTAA
- a CDS encoding nitrilase-related carbon-nitrogen hydrolase, which yields MTRVVRGGLIQASAALDGAESPKRHREAMIEKHLPMIEEAARRGVQILCLQEMFTGPYFAAEQDNRWIEIAESIPEGPTVDLMRELAERHGMVIVVPIPEHEMSGFIYNTAAVIDADGTYLGKYRKNHIPHTHPGFWEKFYFKPGNLGYPVFRTAFADVGVYICYDRHFPEGARALGLNGAEIVFNPSATVAGLSEYLWRLEQPAHAVANMYFVGAINRVGTEHPWGIGEFYGSSYFCDPRGQFLAEGSRDKDELVVADLDLDQIEEVRNVWQFYRDRRPETYESLAEIAPRRDLRAADSRVSLPG from the coding sequence ATGACGCGGGTGGTCAGGGGAGGTTTGATCCAGGCTTCGGCGGCGCTCGACGGGGCGGAGTCTCCGAAGCGGCACCGGGAGGCCATGATCGAGAAGCACCTCCCGATGATCGAGGAGGCGGCGCGACGGGGCGTACAGATCCTGTGCCTGCAGGAGATGTTCACGGGGCCGTACTTCGCGGCGGAGCAGGACAACCGCTGGATCGAGATAGCCGAGAGCATCCCGGAGGGGCCGACCGTGGACCTCATGCGGGAGCTCGCCGAGCGGCACGGCATGGTCATCGTGGTGCCGATCCCGGAGCACGAGATGAGCGGCTTCATCTACAACACCGCCGCCGTCATAGACGCCGACGGCACCTACCTCGGCAAGTACCGCAAGAACCACATCCCCCACACCCACCCCGGCTTCTGGGAGAAGTTCTACTTCAAGCCCGGCAACCTCGGCTACCCGGTCTTCCGCACGGCCTTCGCCGACGTAGGGGTCTACATCTGCTACGACCGCCACTTCCCGGAGGGAGCGCGGGCACTGGGCCTCAACGGGGCGGAGATAGTCTTCAACCCGTCGGCCACGGTCGCCGGGCTCTCCGAGTACCTGTGGAGGCTGGAGCAGCCGGCGCACGCGGTGGCGAACATGTACTTCGTAGGCGCTATCAACCGCGTGGGCACCGAGCATCCGTGGGGCATCGGAGAGTTCTACGGGTCCAGCTACTTCTGCGATCCGCGGGGGCAGTTCCTGGCGGAAGGGAGCCGGGACAAAGACGAGCTGGTGGTTGCGGATCTGGATCTGGACCAGATAGAAGAGGTCCGAAACGTCTGGCAATTCTACCGGGACCGGCGCCCCGAGACCTACGAGTCGCTGGCGGAGATCGCCCCGCGCAGAGACCTGCGCGCCGCCGACTCGCGCGTCTCTCTTCCCGGGTAG
- a CDS encoding arsenate reductase ArsC, giving the protein MRKQRVLFLCTQNSARSQMAEALLRHHAGDRFEVYSAGISPTDEIHPCAVEAMAEVGIDISEQYPKGLRTYMGKMGFNYLIIVCARAEKDCPKTFPGVGTTFSWIFDDPRADTSLPHDAILERFREVRDRIEERILRWLENPEEELQRAREGRERERLLRRERPEGRE; this is encoded by the coding sequence ATGAGGAAGCAGCGGGTGCTCTTTCTGTGCACGCAGAATTCTGCGAGGAGCCAGATGGCCGAGGCCCTCTTGAGGCATCACGCGGGCGACCGCTTCGAGGTGTACAGCGCCGGGATCTCACCCACGGACGAGATACATCCCTGCGCCGTCGAGGCGATGGCGGAGGTCGGGATAGACATCTCCGAACAGTACCCCAAGGGCCTCAGGACCTACATGGGCAAGATGGGCTTCAACTACCTCATCATCGTCTGCGCCCGCGCCGAGAAGGACTGCCCCAAGACCTTCCCCGGCGTAGGTACCACCTTCTCCTGGATCTTCGACGATCCAAGGGCCGACACGAGCCTGCCCCACGACGCCATCCTCGAGCGCTTCCGCGAGGTACGCGACCGGATAGAGGAGAGGATCCTGCGCTGGCTGGAGAACCCGGAGGAGGAACTGCAAAGGGCCAGGGAGGGGCGGGAGAGGGAACGCCTGCTGCGCAGGGAGCGTCCGGAGGGGCGCGAATAG
- a CDS encoding ABC transporter permease, with protein sequence MTGRADERPRWRAEAIAVWGYVQRNYFLTKRYFMWEVVWLVYITANALAITYIGAGAEEFGSGIDTARLMTFLLIGALVWSYLSVLFDVLSETVSWERWEGTIEYTFMSPASRVTHLLGMGLYAVLYGIVQISVMLGAVSLFFELDLSRANYAGALLVLGVASVSLVGFGIMAAVLPLLSPEKGQQVSYIVSSVLLLVSGVYYDVEVLPGWMQFVAKFSPVTYALEGIRAALLDGAGPAELGESVLVLLVMGVAFVPLGLFVFHLGERYAKRTGKLKRSG encoded by the coding sequence ATGACCGGGAGAGCGGACGAAAGACCCCGGTGGAGGGCGGAGGCCATCGCCGTCTGGGGCTACGTGCAGCGCAACTACTTCCTCACCAAGCGGTACTTCATGTGGGAGGTCGTGTGGCTCGTCTACATCACGGCCAACGCCCTCGCCATCACCTACATCGGCGCCGGGGCCGAGGAGTTCGGCAGCGGGATAGACACCGCACGCCTGATGACCTTCCTGCTGATCGGGGCGCTCGTCTGGAGCTACCTCTCGGTGCTCTTCGACGTGCTCTCGGAGACCGTGAGCTGGGAGCGGTGGGAGGGGACCATCGAGTACACTTTCATGAGCCCGGCGAGCCGGGTGACACATCTTCTGGGGATGGGGCTCTACGCCGTGTTGTACGGTATAGTCCAGATCTCGGTGATGCTCGGGGCGGTCTCGCTCTTCTTCGAGCTGGACCTCTCGCGGGCGAACTACGCGGGGGCGCTGCTGGTGCTCGGCGTGGCGAGCGTCTCGCTCGTGGGCTTCGGGATCATGGCGGCCGTCCTGCCGCTCCTCTCTCCGGAGAAGGGCCAGCAGGTGAGCTACATCGTCTCCTCGGTGCTGCTGCTCGTCTCCGGCGTCTACTACGACGTGGAAGTGTTGCCGGGCTGGATGCAGTTCGTCGCGAAGTTCTCGCCCGTCACCTACGCGCTGGAAGGCATCCGCGCCGCCCTGCTCGACGGGGCGGGGCCGGCGGAGCTGGGGGAAAGCGTGCTGGTTCTGCTGGTGATGGGCGTGGCCTTCGTGCCGCTCGGGCTCTTCGTGTTCCACCTCGGGGAGCGGTACGCCAAGCGAACCGGGAAGCTCAAGCGGAGCGGGTAG
- a CDS encoding arsenic transporter, with translation MFLALMIFVATLVLVIWQPRGLGIGWSASLGAVVALATGVVGLSDVPEVAGIVWNATLAFVAVIIISLVLDEAGFFEWAALHVARWGRGDGRKLFALIVLLGAAIAALFANDGAALILTPIVIAMLLALGFGAASTLAFVMATGFIADSASLPFVVSNLVNIVSADFFGIGFAEYASVMVPVNAAAILASLAVLYFFYRKDVPRSYDVRELRRPHEAIRDPLTFRAGWWVLVLLLVGYFAAEPAGVPVSVVAGAGALALLLVARRKRIIPTSRVVREAPWQIVIFSLGMYLVVFGLHNAGITGYLTALLNLFADGGVLATSIGTGFTVAFLSALMNNMPTVMIGALSIDAASASGITREAMIYANVIGCDLGPKMTPIGSLATLLWLHVLQRKGTKISWGYYFKVGIQITLPVLLVCLVALAGWLALTD, from the coding sequence TTGTTTCTCGCGTTGATGATCTTCGTCGCGACGCTGGTGCTGGTTATCTGGCAACCTCGGGGGCTGGGTATAGGCTGGAGTGCCTCGCTCGGTGCGGTGGTGGCGCTGGCGACCGGCGTCGTGGGGCTCTCCGACGTGCCGGAGGTAGCGGGCATCGTCTGGAACGCGACGCTGGCGTTCGTGGCGGTGATCATCATCAGCCTCGTCCTGGACGAGGCCGGCTTCTTCGAATGGGCGGCGCTGCACGTCGCGCGGTGGGGGAGAGGCGACGGCCGCAAGCTCTTCGCCCTCATAGTGCTCCTGGGGGCCGCCATAGCGGCGCTCTTCGCCAACGATGGGGCGGCCCTCATACTCACGCCCATCGTCATCGCCATGCTGCTCGCTCTAGGCTTCGGTGCGGCCTCGACCCTGGCTTTCGTGATGGCCACCGGGTTCATCGCCGACTCGGCCAGCCTACCGTTCGTCGTCTCCAACCTGGTCAACATCGTCTCGGCGGACTTCTTCGGCATCGGCTTCGCCGAGTACGCGAGCGTGATGGTGCCCGTGAACGCGGCGGCGATTTTGGCGAGCCTGGCGGTCCTCTACTTCTTCTACCGGAAGGACGTGCCCCGCTCCTACGACGTGCGGGAGCTGCGCCGTCCGCACGAGGCGATCAGGGACCCACTCACCTTCAGGGCAGGATGGTGGGTGCTGGTGCTGCTGCTTGTGGGGTACTTCGCGGCGGAGCCTGCCGGCGTGCCGGTGAGCGTGGTCGCGGGCGCCGGGGCGCTCGCGCTGCTCCTGGTGGCGCGGCGGAAGAGAATCATCCCCACCAGCAGGGTGGTGCGCGAGGCGCCCTGGCAGATCGTGATCTTCTCTCTGGGGATGTACCTGGTGGTCTTCGGGCTGCACAACGCCGGGATCACGGGCTACCTCACGGCTCTCCTGAACCTCTTCGCCGATGGAGGCGTCCTCGCTACCTCGATCGGGACCGGCTTCACCGTGGCCTTCCTCTCGGCGCTCATGAACAACATGCCCACCGTGATGATCGGAGCTCTCTCCATAGACGCCGCAAGCGCGAGCGGGATAACGCGGGAGGCCATGATCTACGCCAACGTCATCGGCTGCGACCTCGGCCCGAAAATGACCCCGATAGGGAGCCTCGCAACCCTCCTGTGGCTGCACGTTCTGCAGCGCAAGGGAACAAAGATCTCCTGGGGCTACTACTTCAAGGTCGGCATACAGATAACCCTGCCGGTGCTGCTCGTCTGCCTGGTGGCGCTGGCCGGCTGGCTGGCCCTGACCGACTAG
- the arsD gene encoding arsenite efflux transporter metallochaperone ArsD, which translates to MSELKKGMLPLTAEAPGTVTVSVYDPAMCCTSGVCGPVVDPELQRISRDLRWVESQGARVERFNLAQETDAFVRNPRVTGLMQAFGDGALPAVLVEGEVVAHGRYPTREEILAAARKPAGDEPREAGGCAPGSGCC; encoded by the coding sequence TTGTCCGAGTTGAAGAAGGGGATGCTGCCGCTGACGGCGGAGGCGCCGGGGACGGTCACGGTGAGCGTCTACGACCCGGCGATGTGCTGTACGTCGGGGGTGTGCGGCCCGGTGGTGGATCCGGAGCTGCAGAGGATCTCGCGGGACCTGCGGTGGGTCGAGTCTCAGGGGGCGCGGGTAGAGCGCTTCAACCTGGCCCAGGAGACCGACGCCTTCGTCCGGAACCCGCGTGTTACGGGGCTGATGCAGGCGTTCGGCGACGGGGCGCTCCCGGCCGTCCTGGTGGAAGGGGAGGTCGTGGCGCACGGGCGGTACCCGACGCGCGAGGAGATCCTGGCCGCCGCCCGGAAGCCGGCCGGAGACGAGCCTCGGGAGGCCGGGGGCTGCGCGCCCGGCTCGGGGTGCTGCTGA
- a CDS encoding CBS domain-containing protein — translation MTPEVLTVSPQTDVATAARLLIERGVKSLPVVERSRVVGMISRYDLISRLGEDPDFFNPMRRGR, via the coding sequence ATGACCCCGGAGGTTCTCACCGTCTCACCGCAGACCGACGTCGCCACGGCGGCCCGGCTGCTCATCGAGCGCGGCGTAAAGTCCCTTCCGGTCGTCGAGCGGAGCAGGGTCGTCGGGATGATCTCCAGGTATGACCTGATCAGTCGTCTGGGCGAAGACCCGGATTTCTTCAATCCCATGAGGAGGGGGAGGTAG
- a CDS encoding energy-coupling factor transporter transmembrane component T family protein, which yields MKLRVPVLYTEKDTFFHRRDPRAKWLLFFSAVGMLYAAPSWPWMVGLALVGLLIAVIAKVSWKWLLVLWLLQLPNFLALVIVPATRDILAGDVQPFDGSLAFGLKLGFAWSAALFVSISLFSTMDIDELTDGLRGLKLPEVVCFTFGYAFLLLYTSLADVFRIVDAMAVKGVSLRTKNPLRFVANLARLMVPVLFTVIRRASTMMAVLEARGFSFTKRPERKVEYKFDFFDSALVACGLLAVGVALSFRFDLLGAVA from the coding sequence GTGAAGCTCCGCGTCCCGGTCCTCTACACGGAGAAGGACACCTTCTTCCACCGGCGCGACCCGCGCGCCAAGTGGCTGCTGTTCTTCTCCGCGGTCGGCATGCTCTACGCGGCGCCGAGCTGGCCCTGGATGGTGGGGCTCGCCCTCGTGGGCCTCCTCATAGCCGTTATCGCGAAGGTCTCCTGGAAGTGGCTGCTCGTGCTGTGGTTGCTCCAGCTCCCCAACTTCCTGGCCCTCGTCATCGTCCCGGCCACCAGGGACATCCTCGCGGGCGACGTGCAGCCCTTCGACGGGTCGCTCGCCTTCGGGCTCAAGCTCGGCTTCGCCTGGTCGGCGGCGCTCTTCGTCAGCATAAGCCTCTTCTCCACCATGGACATAGACGAGCTCACCGACGGCCTGCGCGGCCTCAAGTTGCCGGAGGTCGTCTGCTTCACCTTCGGCTACGCCTTCCTGCTCCTCTACACCAGCCTCGCGGACGTCTTCCGCATCGTGGACGCCATGGCCGTGAAGGGTGTCTCCTTGCGCACGAAGAACCCTTTGCGCTTCGTCGCCAACCTGGCGCGGCTCATGGTCCCGGTTCTCTTCACCGTGATCCGGCGCGCCAGTACCATGATGGCCGTGCTGGAGGCCAGAGGTTTCTCCTTTACGAAAAGGCCCGAGAGGAAGGTCGAATACAAGTTCGACTTCTTTGATTCGGCGCTCGTGGCGTGCGGCCTCCTGGCCGTCGGCGTCGCCCTGAGCTTCCGGTTCGACCTGCTCGGCGCCGTCGCCTGA